The following coding sequences are from one Primulina eburnea isolate SZY01 chromosome 15, ASM2296580v1, whole genome shotgun sequence window:
- the LOC140813956 gene encoding probable membrane-associated kinase regulator 1, whose protein sequence is MGRRTEKLRHRSATKSHTLPSSPTHSFSSSSSSDFEFIISLSPHKSSAALCPADELFYKGQILPLHLSPRISMVRALLLSSPSTSSSSDTTTTASRDSTASTSSASSIDLPHLDCESSRPSSVTDDEFKRLTNTATATGNIQSLNFLPRKPSKYFSLAKFSSVFRKEHKNTTAAVSGGTAVKRVSSSAKEVVRKYLKKVKPLYEKLSQKQQQQQQKASTSQPCMPPPSRLPKSENTTLCMTENKDQDFITCKNYPRENTSKMISHSFSGSLRFPSRRSCISSCPSSMGSSPSHGKSSSGFGFSQMGRDGSGMCYSDSSSMEELQSAIQGAIAHCKNSLLQNKTMVCNEV, encoded by the coding sequence ATGGGACGGCGCACCGAAAAGCTACGCCACCGCTCCGCCACCAAATCCCACACCCTTCCTTCCTCACCCACTCACTCCTTTtcttcctcctcctcctccgaCTTTGAGTTCATCATCTCCCTCTCTCCCCACAAGTCCTCCGCCGCCCTCTGCCCCGCCGACGAGCTCTTCTACAAAGGCCAAATCCTCCCCCTCCACCTTTCCCCCCGCATCTCTATGGTTCGTGCCCTTCTCCTCTCCTCTCCCTCCACATCTTCTTCTTCCGACACAACCACCACTGCTTCCCGTGACTCCACTGCCTCCACTTCCTCCGCCTCCTCCATCGATCTCCCCCACCTAGATTGTGAATCCTCACGCCCTAGCTCTGTCACTGACGATGAGTTCAAACGCCTCACTAATACCGCCACTGCTACTGGAAACATTCAATCACTCAACTTTCTCCCAAGAAAACCCTCTAAATACTTCTCCCTCGCGAAATTCTCTTCTGTTTTCCGAAAGGAACACAAGAATACGACCGCTGCTGTATCCGGCGGCACCGCCGTTAAGCGAGTGAGCTCAAGCGCTAAAGAAGTCGTGCGCAAGTACTTGAAAAAAGTGAAACCTTTATACGAAAAACTCTCCCAGAAACAGCAGCAGCAACAACAGAAAGCATCCACTTCACAGCCCTGCATGCCTCCGCCTTCAAGACTCCCAAAATCAGAAAATACAACTCTGTGCATGACGGAAAATAAAGATCAAGATTTCATTACATGCAAAAACTATCCAAGGGAGAACACTTCGAAAATGATTTCACACTCATTTTCCGGAAGTTTGAGGTTCCCCAGTAGAAGAAGTTGCATTTCAAGCTGCCCATCATCGATGGGATCATCACCAAGCCATGGTAAAAGCAGCTCCGGGTTCGGGTTTTCGCAAATGGGTCGGGATGGATCAGGCATGTGCTATTCTGATAGTTCGTCAATGGAGGAATTGCAGAGTGCTATTCAGGGTGCAATCGCCCATTGCAAGAACTCCCTGCTGCAGAATAAGACGATGGTCTGTAATGAAGTTTGA